In a single window of the Cloacibacillus sp. genome:
- a CDS encoding patatin-like phospholipase family protein produces MFFRGPILKYLSIFLSAAAMLAATGSLCAAADEAEFAPYSRETREHMQSWGFPHKEGVVLVLCGGGMKGLSHIGVFEVLAKNDIPVAAIIGTSMGAIMGGLYGSGYTTEEMRAMLADVDLMEVMSGRSGAYLNSPGYNRPKAVDDSLFSVTVDKDKNEQGRLGALNAKDLYAFLSDLTSDVAVTDFDQLPIPFAAVATNLGNGDTVILRNGNLASALRASMSIPVIFDPWPMNGMLLVDGGLKANLPVIEAKKLFPGHPIVAVNLSDEDISKGNEEFRTMFDVAAQTLDILMVGQIRRNLEQADVVIAPDLRGIGTFSSQGYDKIIDRGVAAAEAKIPELRMLVADKCHTWDHSRAPRPSRRTLTVAEVRFEGVPEGVAEALHKKYESWIGKPLDMKLVAQTVAKISSREDVKSVDGHTVNLSRNKVAVVFQIERPAKYAFGIDGFASNLYPNRWVSLSAIAHDTFMPGDSASLEYRLGTNWGAMLRYFTQQNENDAQLGLVLSARQEDYKPQNFGYAELERYSAKAAWYKSVGSRSRLGLGYAAERVTSLGTDDKNDHGPYMSFSFNTLDDPIMPTSGLVFNTDLWYRVNYNLISETQFRTYMPLFKKSKVILAGGLKTGDANDLAYAATLGTRQELYSLGYHPMVGDQAYWVHLGFEKVYMRSWWGGINLELFGNYGQVMRDWSNSGSRWEVGAALSVPMNNFNGKLLLIYDQDGGFTIGYSVGIPRFWDGPLP; encoded by the coding sequence ATGTTCTTTAGAGGTCCGATATTAAAATATTTAAGTATATTTCTTTCAGCCGCGGCAATGCTCGCAGCAACGGGTTCCCTCTGCGCCGCGGCGGACGAGGCTGAGTTCGCCCCTTATTCCCGCGAGACGAGAGAACACATGCAGAGCTGGGGCTTCCCGCACAAAGAGGGCGTCGTGCTCGTGCTCTGCGGCGGCGGCATGAAGGGGCTCTCTCACATCGGAGTCTTTGAGGTGCTTGCAAAGAACGACATTCCGGTAGCCGCCATAATAGGCACCAGCATGGGCGCTATAATGGGCGGCCTTTACGGCTCGGGGTACACCACGGAGGAGATGCGCGCGATGCTGGCCGACGTGGACCTGATGGAGGTCATGTCCGGCCGATCGGGCGCCTACCTGAACAGCCCCGGCTACAACAGGCCGAAGGCGGTAGATGATTCGCTCTTTTCCGTCACAGTGGACAAAGATAAAAATGAACAGGGGCGTCTTGGCGCGCTCAACGCAAAGGATCTCTACGCCTTTTTGAGCGACCTCACCTCGGACGTCGCGGTCACTGACTTCGACCAGCTTCCGATACCGTTCGCCGCGGTAGCGACCAACCTCGGCAACGGAGATACCGTCATACTGCGCAACGGCAACCTGGCCTCCGCGCTGCGCGCCTCGATGTCGATACCGGTCATCTTCGACCCGTGGCCGATGAACGGAATGCTTTTGGTGGACGGCGGCCTCAAGGCGAACCTGCCGGTCATTGAGGCGAAAAAACTTTTCCCGGGACATCCGATAGTCGCGGTGAATCTTTCCGACGAAGACATCTCAAAGGGCAATGAGGAATTTCGCACGATGTTCGACGTGGCGGCGCAGACGCTCGACATCCTGATGGTGGGCCAGATACGCCGCAACCTCGAGCAGGCGGACGTCGTCATCGCGCCAGACCTGCGCGGCATAGGCACCTTCTCGTCGCAGGGCTACGACAAAATAATAGACCGCGGCGTCGCTGCCGCCGAGGCGAAGATCCCAGAGCTTCGTATGCTCGTAGCCGACAAATGCCATACGTGGGACCACAGCAGAGCGCCGCGGCCTTCAAGGCGCACGCTCACCGTGGCCGAGGTGCGCTTTGAAGGAGTTCCCGAAGGCGTCGCCGAGGCGCTGCACAAAAAATACGAGTCATGGATAGGCAAGCCGCTAGACATGAAGCTCGTCGCGCAGACAGTTGCAAAAATATCTTCGCGCGAAGACGTGAAGTCCGTCGACGGGCACACGGTGAACCTCTCGCGGAACAAAGTAGCCGTCGTCTTCCAGATAGAACGCCCCGCGAAATACGCCTTCGGCATAGACGGCTTTGCCAGCAACCTTTATCCGAACCGCTGGGTCTCGCTTTCCGCGATAGCGCACGACACCTTCATGCCGGGCGACTCCGCCTCGCTTGAATACCGGCTTGGCACGAACTGGGGCGCGATGCTGCGCTACTTCACGCAGCAGAATGAAAACGACGCCCAGCTGGGGCTGGTGCTTTCCGCGCGTCAGGAGGACTATAAACCGCAAAACTTCGGGTATGCGGAGCTGGAAAGATATTCGGCCAAAGCCGCGTGGTACAAGTCCGTCGGTTCGCGCTCGCGTCTTGGCCTGGGCTACGCCGCAGAGCGCGTCACCTCGCTTGGCACAGACGATAAAAACGACCACGGCCCGTACATGAGCTTCAGCTTCAACACGCTGGACGACCCGATAATGCCCACCTCGGGCCTCGTCTTCAACACCGACCTATGGTACCGCGTAAACTACAACCTCATCTCGGAGACGCAGTTCCGCACCTACATGCCGCTCTTTAAAAAGAGCAAGGTGATACTTGCGGGCGGCCTTAAGACCGGAGACGCAAACGACCTGGCCTACGCCGCGACGCTCGGCACGCGTCAGGAACTTTACAGCCTGGGCTACCATCCGATGGTCGGAGATCAGGCCTACTGGGTGCATCTCGGCTTTGAGAAGGTCTACATGCGCTCATGGTGGGGCGGCATAAACCTCGAACTTTTCGGAAACTACGGACAGGTGATGCGCGACTGGTCGAACAGCGGCAGCCGCTGGGAGGTTGGAGCCGCGCTCTCCGTGCCGATGAACAACTTCAACGGCAAGCTGCTGCTCATTTACGATCAGGACGGCGGGTTTACGATAGGCTATTCCGTCGGCATCCCGAGGTTCTGGGACGGCCCTCTGCCGTAA